The Pseudomonas asiatica genome has a segment encoding these proteins:
- a CDS encoding amino acid ABC transporter ATP-binding protein, translating to MTAPLSLATLAPEPDPRPVLIRIEGLNKHYGAFHVLRDIDLQVREGERIVLCGPSGSGKSTLIRCINRLEVAQQGSIKVDGIDLAATTREAAQVRSDIGMVFQHFNLFPHMSVLDNCLLAPTSVRGLSRKDAEERARMYLSKVGIESQAHKYPSQLSGGQQQRVAIARALCMKPRIMLFDEPTSALDPEMVAEVLDVLVQLAGTGMTMLCVTHEMGFARQVAERVLFLEGGQIIEDSPPQVFFNQPRTERAKGFLAQILH from the coding sequence ATGACCGCACCACTGAGCCTTGCCACCCTTGCCCCCGAACCCGACCCACGCCCGGTGCTGATCCGCATCGAAGGCCTGAACAAGCACTACGGCGCGTTCCACGTGCTGCGCGACATCGACCTGCAGGTGCGCGAAGGCGAACGCATCGTGCTGTGCGGGCCGTCCGGCTCGGGCAAGTCGACCCTGATCCGCTGCATCAACCGCCTGGAAGTGGCCCAGCAGGGCAGCATCAAGGTGGATGGCATCGACCTGGCGGCCACCACCCGCGAAGCGGCGCAAGTGCGCAGCGACATCGGCATGGTGTTCCAGCACTTCAACCTGTTCCCGCACATGAGCGTGCTCGACAACTGCCTGCTGGCCCCCACCAGCGTGCGCGGGTTGTCGCGCAAGGACGCCGAGGAGCGGGCACGCATGTACCTGAGCAAGGTCGGTATCGAAAGCCAGGCGCACAAGTACCCCAGCCAGCTGTCCGGCGGCCAGCAGCAGCGCGTGGCGATTGCCCGGGCGCTGTGCATGAAGCCGCGGATCATGCTGTTCGACGAGCCCACCTCGGCGCTGGACCCGGAGATGGTCGCCGAGGTGCTGGATGTGCTGGTGCAGCTGGCTGGCACTGGCATGACCATGCTTTGCGTCACCCATGAAATGGGCTTTGCCCGCCAGGTGGCCGAGCGGGTGCTGTTCCTCGAGGGCGGGCAGATCATCGAAGACAGCCCGCCACAGGTGTTCTTCAACCAGCCGCGTACCGAGCGGGCCAAGGGGTTCCTGGCGCAGATACTGCACTGA
- a CDS encoding gamma-glutamyl-gamma-aminobutyrate hydrolase family protein, with product MSNSNIGNKQPSLRKPVVLMTMGSQERKGHDYQVMTHKYITPLVDFSDCVPVLVPTCCGIEDLETYLDMADGVYLTGAGSNIDPALYGQENETPGKGQDQNRDLFDIPLVKAAIKRGLPIFGICRGMQEINVALGGDIYQKVYAEPGFNDHRENPEDPVEVQYAQVHGVKIKPDSWLRDTLGTDEIRVNSLHGQGLHKLGAGIEAIAHAEDGLVEAIHAPSISPFLFAVQWHPEWQAAKNPDSIKIFQAFGDACRAQVRKAQIKRQQAA from the coding sequence ATGTCCAACAGCAACATTGGCAACAAGCAACCCTCCCTGCGCAAACCCGTCGTCCTGATGACCATGGGCAGCCAAGAGCGCAAAGGCCATGACTACCAGGTCATGACCCACAAATACATCACCCCGCTGGTCGATTTTTCCGATTGCGTCCCGGTGCTGGTGCCCACCTGCTGCGGCATCGAAGACCTCGAGACCTATCTGGACATGGCCGACGGCGTGTACCTGACCGGCGCCGGCAGCAACATCGACCCGGCCCTGTACGGCCAGGAAAACGAGACCCCCGGCAAAGGCCAGGACCAGAACCGCGACCTGTTCGACATCCCGCTGGTCAAGGCCGCGATCAAGCGTGGCCTGCCTATCTTCGGCATCTGCCGTGGCATGCAGGAAATCAACGTGGCCCTGGGTGGCGACATCTACCAGAAGGTGTACGCCGAGCCTGGCTTCAACGACCACCGGGAAAACCCGGAAGACCCGGTCGAGGTGCAATACGCCCAGGTGCACGGCGTGAAGATCAAGCCGGACAGCTGGCTGCGCGACACCCTGGGTACCGACGAAATTCGCGTCAACTCGCTGCATGGCCAAGGCCTGCACAAGCTCGGCGCCGGCATCGAGGCCATCGCCCACGCCGAAGACGGCCTGGTCGAGGCGATCCATGCCCCGAGCATCTCGCCGTTCCTGTTCGCCGTGCAGTGGCACCCGGAGTGGCAAGCGGCGAAGAACCCGGATTCGATCAAGATCTTCCAGGCTTTCGGCGACGCTTGCCGGGCCCAGGTACGCAAGGCGCAGATCAAGCGCCAGCAAGCTGCCTGA
- the kdgD gene encoding 5-dehydro-4-deoxyglucarate dehydratase has translation MTPQELKSILSHGLLSFPVTDFNAQGDFNPAGYVKRLEWLAPYGASALFAAGGTGEFFSLAASEYSQVIKTAVDTCAKSVPILAGVGGSTRQAIEYAQEAERLGAKGLLLLPHYLTEASQEGVAAHVEAVCKSVNIGVVVYNRNVCRLNADLLEKLAERCPNLIGYKDGLGDIELMVSIRRRLGDRFSYLGGLPTAEVYAAAYKALGVPVYSSAVFNFVPKTAMDFYNAIARDDHATVAKLIDDFFLPYLDIRNRKAGYAVSIVKAGARIAGYDAGPVRTPLTDLTADEYEELAALMDKMGPQ, from the coding sequence ATGACTCCACAAGAACTCAAATCCATCCTCTCCCACGGCCTGCTGTCTTTCCCGGTCACCGACTTCAACGCCCAGGGCGACTTCAACCCGGCTGGCTACGTCAAGCGCCTGGAATGGCTGGCCCCGTATGGCGCCAGCGCCCTGTTCGCCGCCGGCGGCACCGGTGAGTTCTTCTCCCTGGCTGCCAGCGAATACAGCCAGGTGATCAAGACCGCCGTCGACACCTGCGCCAAATCGGTACCCATCCTCGCCGGCGTCGGTGGCTCCACCCGCCAGGCCATCGAATACGCGCAAGAAGCCGAGCGCCTGGGTGCCAAGGGCCTGCTGCTGCTGCCGCACTACCTGACCGAAGCCAGCCAGGAAGGTGTCGCCGCCCACGTCGAAGCAGTGTGCAAATCGGTAAACATCGGCGTAGTCGTCTACAACCGCAACGTCTGCCGCCTGAACGCCGACCTGCTGGAAAAACTGGCCGAGCGCTGCCCGAACCTGATCGGCTACAAGGACGGCCTGGGTGACATCGAGCTGATGGTGTCGATCCGTCGCCGCCTGGGCGACCGCTTCAGCTACCTGGGTGGCCTGCCGACCGCCGAGGTGTATGCTGCTGCCTACAAGGCCCTGGGCGTGCCGGTGTACTCCTCCGCCGTGTTCAACTTCGTGCCGAAGACCGCCATGGACTTCTACAACGCCATCGCCCGTGACGACCACGCCACCGTGGCCAAGCTGATCGACGACTTCTTCCTGCCGTACCTGGACATCCGCAACCGCAAGGCCGGCTACGCCGTGAGCATCGTCAAGGCCGGCGCCAGGATCGCCGGTTACGACGCCGGCCCGGTGCGTACTCCGCTTACCGACCTCACCGCCGACGAGTACGAAGAACTCGCCGCGCTGATGGACAAGATGGGCCCGCAGTAA
- a CDS encoding MFS transporter, with translation MQATKKTHVRYLILFMLFLVTTINYADRATIAIAGSSLQKDLGIDAVTLGYIFSAFGWAYVAGQIPGGWLLDRFGSKNVYAFSIFTWSLFTLLQGFVGGLPVAWAVVTLFTLRFLVGFAEAPSFPGNARIVAAWFPTQERGTASAIFNSAQYFATALFAPIMGWIVFSFGWEHVFVVMGALGIVFSMVWLKTIYNPRQHPRISPGELEHIEQNGGLVDMDQKRGNDGPKWGYIKQLLTSRMLLGVYLGQYCINAITYFFLTWFPVYLVQERGMTILKAGFIASLPAVCGFIGGVLGGVISDWLLRRGNSLTFSRKLPIVCGLLLSTTMVFCNYVDAEWMVVGFMTLAFFGKGIGALGWAVVADTSPKQIAGLSGGLFNTFGNIASITTPIVIGYIISATGSFKWALVYVGANALVAVFSYLVIVGPIKRIELRESPKPDAEPAAGSELAGSRH, from the coding sequence ATGCAAGCGACGAAGAAGACGCATGTGCGCTACCTGATCCTGTTCATGCTGTTCCTGGTGACCACGATCAACTACGCTGACCGCGCCACCATTGCAATCGCGGGCTCCAGCCTGCAGAAAGACCTCGGCATCGATGCCGTGACCCTCGGCTACATCTTCTCCGCCTTCGGATGGGCATACGTGGCTGGCCAGATTCCTGGTGGCTGGCTGCTCGACCGCTTCGGTTCCAAGAACGTCTACGCCTTCAGCATCTTCACCTGGTCGCTGTTCACCCTGCTGCAGGGCTTTGTCGGTGGCCTGCCGGTGGCCTGGGCGGTGGTGACGCTGTTCACCCTGCGCTTTCTGGTCGGTTTTGCCGAAGCCCCGTCGTTTCCGGGCAATGCGCGCATCGTCGCGGCCTGGTTCCCGACCCAGGAACGCGGCACCGCTTCGGCCATCTTCAACTCGGCGCAGTACTTCGCCACCGCACTGTTCGCACCGATCATGGGCTGGATCGTGTTCAGCTTCGGCTGGGAGCACGTGTTCGTGGTCATGGGCGCACTGGGCATCGTGTTCTCCATGGTGTGGCTGAAGACCATCTACAACCCGCGCCAACACCCACGCATCAGCCCGGGTGAACTCGAGCACATCGAGCAGAACGGCGGCCTGGTGGACATGGACCAGAAGCGCGGCAACGACGGCCCGAAATGGGGCTACATCAAGCAACTGCTGACCAGCCGCATGCTGCTGGGCGTGTACCTGGGCCAGTACTGCATCAACGCCATCACCTACTTCTTCCTCACCTGGTTCCCGGTGTACCTGGTGCAGGAGCGCGGCATGACCATCCTCAAGGCCGGCTTCATCGCCTCGCTGCCGGCGGTCTGCGGCTTCATCGGTGGTGTGCTGGGCGGGGTGATCTCCGACTGGCTGCTGCGCCGCGGCAACTCGCTGACCTTCTCGCGCAAGCTGCCGATCGTCTGCGGCCTGCTGCTGTCGACCACCATGGTGTTCTGCAACTACGTCGACGCCGAGTGGATGGTGGTCGGTTTCATGACCCTGGCGTTCTTCGGCAAAGGCATCGGCGCACTGGGCTGGGCGGTGGTCGCCGACACCTCGCCGAAACAGATCGCCGGGCTGTCGGGCGGGCTGTTCAACACCTTCGGCAACATCGCCTCGATCACCACGCCAATCGTGATCGGCTACATCATCAGCGCCACCGGCTCGTTCAAGTGGGCCCTGGTGTATGTCGGCGCCAACGCCCTGGTGGCGGTGTTCAGCTACCTGGTGATCGTCGGCCCGATCAAGCGCATCGAGCTGCGTGAAAGCCCAAAGCCTGACGCCGAGCCAGCGGCCGGCAGCGAACTGGCCGGCTCGCGCCACTGA
- the garD gene encoding galactarate dehydratase, with amino-acid sequence MQLIEHSDSPRYVRLHDDDNVVVVVNDGGLGEGARFADGLTLVEGVPQSHKVATVAIAKGEPVRRYGQIIGYALEDLRQGSWVQESQLAMPAAPELDSLPRCDAVPQPLPPLEGFTFEGYRNADGTVGTRNILGITTTVQCVAGVLEHAVKRIRSELLPKYPNVDDVVAITHSYGCGVAINARDAYIPIRTVRNLARNPNLGGEALVISLGCEKLQAGQVMHDNDPSVDLSDPWLYRLQDASLGFVEMIEQIMELAETRLKKLDQRRRESVPASELILGMQCGGSDAFSGITANPALGYAADLLVRAGATVLFSEVTEVRDAIYMLTSRAENQEVADALVREMDWYDRYLQQGAADRSANTTPGNKKGGLSNIVEKSLGSIVKSGSGAIQGVLGPGERVNRKGLIFCATPASDFVCGTLQLAAGMNLHVFTTGRGTPYGLAMAPVVKVCTRSELAQRWPDLIDIDAGRIASGRSTIEELGWELFHYYLDVASGRKQTWAEQHRLHNDITLFNPAPIT; translated from the coding sequence ATGCAGTTGATCGAACATTCCGACTCGCCCCGCTACGTCCGCCTGCACGACGACGACAATGTCGTGGTGGTGGTCAATGATGGCGGCCTGGGCGAAGGCGCCCGCTTCGCCGACGGCCTGACCCTGGTCGAGGGCGTGCCACAGAGCCACAAGGTGGCCACCGTGGCCATCGCCAAGGGCGAGCCGGTGCGCCGCTACGGGCAGATCATAGGCTACGCGCTGGAAGACCTGCGCCAGGGCAGCTGGGTGCAGGAGAGCCAGCTGGCCATGCCGGCCGCGCCGGAGCTGGACAGCCTGCCACGCTGCGACGCCGTCCCGCAGCCGCTGCCGCCGCTCGAAGGCTTCACCTTCGAAGGCTACCGCAACGCCGACGGCACCGTCGGTACCCGCAACATCCTCGGCATCACCACCACCGTGCAATGCGTGGCCGGCGTGCTGGAGCATGCGGTAAAGCGCATTCGCAGCGAGTTGCTGCCCAAGTACCCCAATGTCGATGACGTGGTGGCCATCACCCACAGCTATGGCTGCGGCGTGGCGATCAACGCGCGCGATGCCTACATCCCGATCCGCACGGTGCGCAACCTGGCGCGCAACCCCAACCTGGGCGGTGAGGCTCTGGTCATCAGCCTGGGCTGCGAAAAGCTGCAGGCCGGCCAGGTGATGCACGACAACGACCCGTCGGTGGACCTCAGCGACCCATGGCTGTACCGCCTGCAGGACGCCAGCCTGGGCTTTGTGGAAATGATCGAACAGATCATGGAACTGGCCGAAACCCGTCTGAAGAAACTCGACCAGCGCCGCCGCGAAAGCGTGCCGGCCAGCGAACTGATCCTGGGTATGCAGTGCGGGGGCAGCGATGCCTTCTCGGGTATCACCGCCAACCCGGCGCTGGGCTACGCCGCCGACCTGCTGGTACGCGCTGGCGCCACCGTGCTGTTCTCGGAAGTGACCGAAGTGCGCGACGCCATCTACATGCTCACCTCGCGGGCGGAAAACCAGGAGGTCGCAGACGCCCTGGTGCGCGAAATGGACTGGTACGACCGCTACCTGCAGCAAGGCGCCGCCGACCGCAGCGCCAACACCACGCCGGGCAACAAGAAAGGCGGCTTGTCGAATATCGTCGAGAAGTCCCTGGGGTCAATCGTCAAGTCCGGCAGCGGCGCCATTCAGGGCGTGCTCGGCCCGGGCGAGCGGGTCAACCGCAAAGGCCTGATCTTCTGCGCCACCCCGGCCAGCGACTTTGTCTGCGGCACCCTGCAACTGGCTGCCGGCATGAACCTGCATGTGTTCACCACCGGCCGCGGCACCCCGTACGGCCTGGCCATGGCGCCAGTGGTCAAGGTATGCACCCGCAGCGAGCTGGCCCAGCGCTGGCCCGACCTGATCGACATCGACGCCGGGCGCATCGCCAGCGGCCGCTCGACCATCGAGGAGCTGGGCTGGGAGCTGTTCCACTACTACCTGGACGTGGCCAGCGGCCGCAAGCAGACCTGGGCCGAACAGCATCGCCTGCACAACGACATCACCCTGTTCAACCCGGCACCGATTACCTGA
- a CDS encoding aldehyde dehydrogenase (NADP(+)), which produces MPEILGHNFIAGQRSAAGPQRLQSLDASTGEALPYSFAQATESEVDQAAKAAAAAFAEFRQLTPARRAEFLDAIAAELDELDDAFVAIVCRETALPPARIQGERGRTSGQMRLFAQVLRRGDFLGARIDLALPERQPLPRVDLRQMRIGVGPVAVFGASNFPLAFSTAGGDTAAALAAGCPVVFKAHSGHMATADLVGCAIQRASERTGMPKGVFNMVFGGGVGEWLVKHPAIQAVGFTGSLKGGDALCRMAAERPQPIPVFAEMSSINPVIILPGALAKRGEAIARELAGSVCLGAGQFCTNPGLVIGLQSPQYSQLLAELGQHLSQQAGQTMLNAGGLRSYVGGLEHLHAHAGIEHLAGQAQAGSQARAQLFKADARLLVESDPLLQEEVFGPTTVAVEVQDNDQLRAALLGLRGQLTATLIGEPEDLQAFAWLVPLLEEKVGRILVNGYPTGVEVCDAMVHGGPYPATSDARGTSVGTLAIDRFLRPVCYQNYPQALLPEALRDGNPLGLRRLVNGQWSEGAI; this is translated from the coding sequence ATGCCTGAAATCCTCGGCCACAACTTCATCGCCGGCCAGCGCAGCGCCGCTGGCCCGCAGCGCCTGCAGAGCCTGGACGCCAGCACCGGCGAGGCCCTGCCCTACAGCTTCGCCCAGGCCACCGAAAGTGAAGTGGACCAGGCCGCCAAGGCCGCGGCCGCCGCTTTCGCCGAATTCCGCCAGCTGACCCCGGCGCGGCGCGCCGAGTTCCTCGACGCCATCGCGGCCGAACTGGACGAACTGGACGACGCCTTCGTCGCGATCGTCTGCCGTGAAACCGCCCTGCCCCCCGCCCGTATCCAGGGCGAACGCGGCCGCACCAGCGGCCAGATGCGCCTGTTCGCCCAGGTGCTGCGCCGTGGTGACTTCCTCGGTGCGCGCATCGACCTGGCCCTGCCCGAGCGCCAGCCCCTGCCACGCGTGGACCTGCGCCAGATGCGCATCGGCGTCGGCCCGGTCGCCGTGTTTGGCGCCAGCAACTTCCCGCTGGCCTTCTCCACCGCCGGTGGCGATACCGCCGCGGCCCTGGCCGCCGGTTGCCCGGTTGTGTTCAAGGCCCACAGCGGCCACATGGCCACCGCCGACCTGGTCGGCTGTGCCATCCAGCGCGCCTCCGAGCGCACCGGCATGCCCAAGGGCGTGTTCAACATGGTGTTCGGTGGCGGCGTCGGCGAGTGGCTGGTCAAGCACCCGGCTATCCAGGCCGTCGGCTTCACCGGCTCGCTGAAAGGCGGTGACGCCCTGTGCCGCATGGCCGCCGAGCGCCCGCAGCCGATCCCGGTGTTCGCCGAGATGTCCAGCATCAACCCGGTCATCATCCTGCCGGGCGCCCTGGCCAAGCGTGGCGAAGCCATCGCCCGAGAACTGGCCGGTTCGGTGTGCCTGGGCGCAGGCCAGTTCTGCACCAACCCGGGCCTGGTGATCGGCCTGCAATCGCCGCAGTACAGCCAACTGCTGGCAGAGCTTGGCCAGCACCTGAGCCAGCAGGCCGGCCAGACCATGCTCAACGCCGGTGGCCTGCGCAGCTACGTCGGTGGCCTGGAGCACCTGCACGCCCATGCCGGTATCGAGCACCTGGCCGGCCAGGCGCAGGCAGGCAGCCAGGCGCGCGCCCAGCTGTTCAAGGCTGATGCCCGCCTGCTGGTGGAATCTGACCCGCTGCTGCAGGAAGAAGTGTTCGGCCCGACCACCGTTGCCGTGGAAGTGCAGGACAACGACCAGTTGCGCGCCGCCCTGCTCGGCCTGCGTGGCCAGCTGACCGCGACCCTGATCGGCGAGCCGGAAGACCTGCAGGCCTTCGCCTGGCTGGTGCCGCTACTGGAGGAGAAAGTCGGGCGGATCCTGGTCAATGGCTACCCGACCGGTGTCGAGGTGTGTGATGCGATGGTGCACGGCGGGCCTTACCCGGCCACGTCGGATGCGCGCGGCACGTCGGTCGGCACCCTGGCCATCGACCGCTTCCTGCGCCCGGTGTGCTACCAGAACTACCCGCAGGCGCTGTTGCCTGAGGCACTGCGCGACGGCAACCCGCTTGGGCTGCGCCGGCTGGTGAATGGCCAGTGGAGTGAGGGAGCAATCTGA
- a CDS encoding FadR/GntR family transcriptional regulator, which yields MTEQQVQAKTRRKPRSLAQELVTVLTERIRSGQLKRGDKLPTESQIMVEEGVSRTVVREAISRLQAAGQVETRHGIGTFVLDAPATGGFRIDPATVVTLREVLAVLELRIALEIESAGLAAQRRSDEELTGMRAALDELNEGAAHATDAVSADFQFHLRIAQASGNHYFADIINHLGTSIIPRTRLNSARLAHDDQAHYMSRLMHEHEAIYEAIARRDSEGAKMAMRMHLSNSRERLRQAHEEAEAQGV from the coding sequence ATGACAGAGCAGCAGGTACAGGCAAAGACCCGGCGCAAGCCGCGCAGTCTGGCCCAGGAACTGGTCACGGTGCTGACCGAGCGCATTCGCAGCGGCCAGCTCAAGCGCGGCGACAAGCTGCCGACCGAATCGCAGATCATGGTCGAAGAGGGTGTCAGCCGCACGGTGGTGCGTGAAGCGATCTCGCGGCTGCAGGCCGCCGGGCAGGTCGAGACCCGCCACGGCATTGGCACCTTCGTGCTGGACGCGCCAGCCACGGGTGGTTTCCGTATCGACCCGGCGACCGTGGTCACCCTGCGCGAAGTGTTGGCGGTGCTGGAATTGCGCATTGCCCTGGAGATCGAATCAGCGGGCCTGGCGGCGCAGCGGCGCAGCGATGAAGAGCTGACCGGCATGCGTGCGGCGCTGGACGAACTCAACGAAGGGGCTGCCCACGCCACGGATGCGGTGTCGGCGGATTTCCAGTTCCACCTGCGCATTGCCCAGGCCAGCGGCAACCACTACTTCGCCGACATCATCAACCACCTGGGCACCAGCATCATTCCGCGTACCCGGTTGAATTCGGCGCGGCTGGCCCACGATGACCAGGCGCACTACATGAGCCGGCTGATGCACGAGCACGAGGCGATCTACGAAGCCATCGCCCGGCGTGATAGCGAAGGGGCGAAGATGGCCATGCGCATGCACCTGAGCAACAGCCGCGAGCGCTTGCGGCAGGCGCATGAAGAGGCCGAGGCGCAGGGGGTCTGA
- a CDS encoding DUF998 domain-containing protein → MKPLDRLLLASGLLIPLWLLAGVWFTALAYPGYDHLQQAMSQLGAVGSPTQNWSSLVNNFPLAILFTLFAWGLARRWRGSKLALLSAALVLLHGVGSLGTGWFPCDQGCVPVQPSRSQQLHNLSGLLMFLSLTLASALWAWLGNRIAGSRALGLFSLACVVLAIVTIALMGKAAQSGQWFGLYQRLNYGVSVIWVASLAWTSLRPSRASPLRMATT, encoded by the coding sequence ATGAAACCCCTCGACCGCCTGTTGCTCGCCAGCGGCCTGTTGATCCCCCTCTGGCTGCTGGCAGGTGTATGGTTCACCGCCCTGGCCTACCCCGGCTACGACCACCTGCAACAGGCCATGAGCCAGCTCGGCGCGGTCGGTTCGCCGACCCAGAACTGGTCGTCGCTGGTCAACAACTTCCCCCTTGCCATCCTGTTCACCCTGTTTGCCTGGGGCCTGGCGCGGCGCTGGCGTGGCTCGAAGCTGGCATTGCTGAGTGCGGCGCTGGTGCTGTTGCATGGCGTGGGCAGCCTGGGTACCGGGTGGTTTCCCTGCGACCAAGGTTGCGTTCCGGTGCAGCCTTCCCGTTCGCAGCAGCTACACAACCTGTCCGGCTTGCTGATGTTCCTTTCGCTGACCCTTGCTAGCGCGCTGTGGGCCTGGTTGGGCAATCGCATTGCCGGCTCCAGGGCACTGGGGCTGTTTTCCCTGGCCTGCGTGGTATTGGCGATCGTGACCATCGCGCTCATGGGCAAGGCAGCGCAAAGCGGCCAGTGGTTCGGCCTGTACCAGCGACTGAACTACGGCGTATCAGTAATCTGGGTCGCCAGCCTGGCCTGGACCAGCCTACGCCCCTCCCGCGCCAGCCCGTTGCGGATGGCAACAACCTGA
- a CDS encoding LysR family transcriptional regulator, producing MDAFDSRRADELATLLALHEQGSFAAAGRQLERHPTVLSKRLSALEVRLGIRLVERSTRQLRFTDEGERLVAKVREANRLIAEAEQEAAEGAATVRGRLRLALPAAMGRRWLSGMLADFVLAYPQVMVEAEYADRFVDLIGEGFDAAIRIGELADNRLVARKLCDHLRILCASPEYLARHGAPGQPEDLAGHNCLGFSGLRSFPEWRLMSGGRQVSVKVAGSLRSNDNEALLEAARRGVGILAGGDWLMGEDLAAGRLVRVLPQWQLDVAAGIYLVRPTARLNTAALVAFKAWLEARFEAGAPWRL from the coding sequence ATGGATGCCTTCGACAGCCGCCGCGCCGATGAACTTGCCACCTTGCTGGCGCTGCACGAGCAGGGCTCGTTTGCCGCTGCCGGGCGGCAGCTGGAGCGCCACCCCACGGTGCTGTCGAAGCGCCTGAGTGCACTGGAGGTACGCCTCGGCATTCGCCTGGTGGAGCGCAGCACGCGGCAACTGCGCTTTACCGATGAAGGCGAGCGGCTGGTGGCCAAGGTGCGCGAGGCCAACCGGCTGATCGCCGAGGCCGAACAGGAAGCGGCCGAAGGGGCGGCGACAGTACGTGGACGCCTGCGCCTGGCATTGCCGGCAGCCATGGGCCGGCGCTGGTTGAGCGGGATGCTGGCCGATTTCGTGCTGGCCTACCCGCAGGTGATGGTGGAGGCCGAGTATGCCGATCGTTTCGTCGATCTGATCGGCGAGGGTTTCGACGCCGCCATCCGCATTGGCGAGCTGGCTGACAACCGCCTGGTGGCCAGGAAGCTTTGTGATCACCTGCGCATCCTCTGTGCGTCGCCCGAGTACCTGGCCCGGCATGGCGCACCTGGGCAACCGGAGGATCTTGCTGGGCACAATTGCTTGGGTTTCAGTGGCTTGCGAAGCTTTCCTGAATGGCGACTGATGAGTGGTGGGCGACAGGTGAGTGTCAAGGTTGCCGGCAGCCTGCGCAGCAACGACAACGAAGCCCTGCTGGAGGCGGCGCGGCGTGGCGTTGGCATCCTGGCGGGAGGGGACTGGCTGATGGGCGAGGACCTTGCCGCCGGGCGCTTGGTGCGGGTGCTGCCGCAATGGCAGCTGGATGTGGCGGCAGGCATTTACCTGGTAAGGCCGACCGCGCGTCTCAACACTGCCGCCCTGGTGGCTTTCAAGGCGTGGCTGGAAGCACGCTTCGAGGCCGGCGCACCATGGCGGCTATAG
- a CDS encoding quinone oxidoreductase family protein yields the protein MATRIVLNSTGTADVMQLEHLQAQAPGPGQVWLEQTAMGVNPLDLLQRKGGAPLDLPSGLGLEGAGRVAAIGEGVHDVQVGDRVAYAMGPVGGYASGRLYPAERLVKLPPQLDDQAAAAVLFKGITAQYLLKTTYAVGPGSQVLLYGAAGALGQLMAPWARHLGATVIGVVSRPQSVARAQAAGCHHVLVFDAATLAGQVRELTQGQGVDVAYDCVGKVSLQASLDSLRVRGLLVSFGGTSGAPAAIEVATLNAKGSLYLTRPSLAAHTRTVDEYQQRAADVLAAVAEGIIQPRVWRAYPLPDAARAHGDLEQGQSEGALVLTA from the coding sequence ATGGCTACCCGCATCGTTCTCAACAGCACCGGCACTGCCGATGTCATGCAGCTTGAACACTTGCAAGCACAAGCCCCAGGGCCCGGCCAGGTCTGGCTGGAACAGACGGCCATGGGTGTCAACCCGCTCGACCTGTTGCAGCGCAAGGGCGGTGCCCCACTGGACTTGCCTTCCGGGCTTGGGCTGGAAGGGGCTGGGCGGGTCGCTGCCATCGGCGAAGGGGTACATGACGTGCAGGTGGGCGACCGGGTCGCCTATGCCATGGGCCCGGTTGGCGGTTACGCCAGCGGCCGCCTGTACCCGGCCGAGCGCCTGGTCAAGCTGCCACCGCAGCTGGATGACCAGGCCGCTGCCGCCGTGCTGTTCAAGGGCATCACGGCGCAGTACTTGCTGAAGACCACTTATGCCGTGGGCCCGGGTAGCCAGGTGCTGTTGTACGGTGCCGCCGGTGCCTTGGGCCAGCTGATGGCGCCCTGGGCGCGGCACCTTGGGGCGACGGTGATCGGCGTGGTATCACGCCCGCAGAGTGTGGCAAGGGCGCAGGCAGCGGGTTGCCACCATGTGCTGGTGTTCGACGCGGCAACCTTGGCCGGCCAGGTCCGCGAGCTGACCCAGGGCCAGGGCGTGGACGTGGCCTATGACTGTGTCGGCAAGGTGTCGCTGCAAGCCTCGCTGGACAGCCTGCGGGTGCGTGGCTTGCTGGTGTCGTTCGGCGGCACCTCCGGCGCGCCGGCGGCCATCGAGGTTGCCACGCTCAACGCCAAGGGCTCGCTGTACCTGACCCGGCCATCGCTGGCAGCACACACCCGCACGGTCGACGAGTACCAGCAGCGCGCCGCCGATGTGCTGGCGGCGGTCGCCGAGGGTATCATCCAGCCTCGGGTCTGGCGTGCCTACCCGCTGCCCGACGCGGCCAGGGCCCACGGGGACCTGGAGCAAGGGCAGTCGGAGGGCGCGCTGGTCCTTACTGCCTGA